One Vicugna pacos chromosome 29, VicPac4, whole genome shotgun sequence DNA window includes the following coding sequences:
- the PLAG1 gene encoding zinc finger protein PLAG1 isoform X2 codes for MATHSPEKTHKCNYCEKMFHRKDHLKNHLHTHDPNKETFKCEECGKNYNTKLGFKRHLALHAATSGDLTCKVCLQTFESTGVLLEHLKSHAGKSSGGVKEKKHQCEHCDRRFYTRKDVRRHMVVHTGRKDFLCQYCAQRFGRKDHLTRHMKKSHNQELLKVKTEPVDFLDPFTCNVSVPIKDELLPVMSLPSSELLSKPFTNTLQLNLYNTPFQSMPSSGSAHQMITTLPLGMTCPIDMDAVHPSHHLSFKYPFSSTSYAISIPEKEQPLKGEIESYLMELQAGAPSSSQDSQASSSKLGLEPQIGSLDDAAGDLSLSKSSISISDPLNTPALDFSQLFNFIPLNGPPYNPLSVGSLGMSYSQEEAHSSVSQLPPQTQDPQDPANSIGLGSLHSLSAAFTSSLSTSTTLPRFHQAFQ; via the coding sequence ATGGCTACCCACTCTCCTGAGAAAACCCACAAGTGTAACTATTGTGAGAAAATGTTTCACCGGAAGGACCACCTGAAGAACCACCTGCACACGCACGACCCCAACAAAGAGACGTTCAAGTGCGAGGAGTGCGGCAAGAACTACAACACCAAGCTCGGGTTCAAGCGCCACCTGGCCTTGCACGCGGCCACCAGCGGCGACCTCACCTGCAAGGTGTGCCTGCAGACGTTCGAGAGCACGGGCGTGCTGCTGGAGCACCTCAAGTCGCACGCGGGCAAGTCGTCGGGCGGCGTGAAGGAGAAGAAGCACCAGTGCGAGCACTGTGACCGCCGCTTCTACACGCGCAAGGACGTGCGCAGACACATGGTGGTGCACACGGGAAGGAAGGACTTCCTCTGCCAGTACTGCGCCCAGAGGTTCGGGCGCAAGGACCACCTGACGCGGCACATGAAGAAGAGTCACAACCAAGAACTCCTGAAGGTCAAGACGGAGCCCGTGGACTTCCTGGATCCCTTCACCTGCAATGTCTCCGTGCCTATCAAGGACGAGCTCCTCCCGGTGATGTCCTTACCTTCCAGCGAACTGCTGTCCAAGCCATTCACAAACACGCTGCAGCTAAACCTCTACAACACCCCGTTCCAGTCCATGCCCAGCTCGGGGTCCGCCCACCAGATGATCACAACTCTGCCCCTGGGGATGACGTGCCCCATCGACATGGACGCTGTGCACCCCTCCCACCACCTTTCTTTCAAGTACCCGTTCAGTTCTACCTCATACGCAATTTCTATTCCCGAGAAGGAGCAGCCGCTGAAGGGGGAGATTGAGAGTTACCTGATGGAGCTCCAGGCTGGGGCGCCCTCCTCTTCCCAGGACTCCCAGGCGTCGTCCTCCAAACTCGGGCTGGAGCCGCAGATCGGGTCCCTGGATGACGCCGCGGGGGACCTCTCCCTGTCAAAAAGCTCCATTTCCATCAGCGACCCCCTCAACACACCGGCATTGGATTTTTCTCAGTTGTTTAATTTCATACCATTAAACGGGCCTCCCTATAACCCTCTGTCGGTGGGGAGCCTCGGGATGAGCTATTCCCAGGAAGAAGCACATTCTTCTGTGTCTCAGCTCCCGCCCCAGACCCAGGACCCCCAGGATCCTGCAAACAGCATAGGTCTCGGCTCGCTGCACTCCCTGTCGGCAGCGTTCACCAGCAGTTTAAGCACGAGCACCACCCTGCCACGCTTCCATCAGGCTTTCCAGTAG
- the PLAG1 gene encoding zinc finger protein PLAG1 isoform X1, translating to MATVIPGDLSEVRDTQKVPSGKRKRGETKPRKNFPCQLCDKAFNSVEKLKVHSYSHTGERPYKCIQQDCTKAFVSKYKLQRHMATHSPEKTHKCNYCEKMFHRKDHLKNHLHTHDPNKETFKCEECGKNYNTKLGFKRHLALHAATSGDLTCKVCLQTFESTGVLLEHLKSHAGKSSGGVKEKKHQCEHCDRRFYTRKDVRRHMVVHTGRKDFLCQYCAQRFGRKDHLTRHMKKSHNQELLKVKTEPVDFLDPFTCNVSVPIKDELLPVMSLPSSELLSKPFTNTLQLNLYNTPFQSMPSSGSAHQMITTLPLGMTCPIDMDAVHPSHHLSFKYPFSSTSYAISIPEKEQPLKGEIESYLMELQAGAPSSSQDSQASSSKLGLEPQIGSLDDAAGDLSLSKSSISISDPLNTPALDFSQLFNFIPLNGPPYNPLSVGSLGMSYSQEEAHSSVSQLPPQTQDPQDPANSIGLGSLHSLSAAFTSSLSTSTTLPRFHQAFQ from the exons ATGGCCACTGTCATCCCTGGTGATTTGTCAGAAGTAAGAGATACCCAGAAAGTCCCTTCAGGGAAACGTAAGCGTGGTGAAACCAAACCAAGAAAAAACTTTCCTTGCCAACTGTGTGACAAGGCCTTTAACAGTGTTGAGAAATTAAAGGTTCACTCCTACTCTCACACAGGAGAGAGGCCCTACAAGTGCATACAACAAGACTGCACGAAAGCCTTTGTTTCTAAGTACAAATTACAAAG GCACATGGCTACCCACTCTCCTGAGAAAACCCACAAGTGTAACTATTGTGAGAAAATGTTTCACCGGAAGGACCACCTGAAGAACCACCTGCACACGCACGACCCCAACAAAGAGACGTTCAAGTGCGAGGAGTGCGGCAAGAACTACAACACCAAGCTCGGGTTCAAGCGCCACCTGGCCTTGCACGCGGCCACCAGCGGCGACCTCACCTGCAAGGTGTGCCTGCAGACGTTCGAGAGCACGGGCGTGCTGCTGGAGCACCTCAAGTCGCACGCGGGCAAGTCGTCGGGCGGCGTGAAGGAGAAGAAGCACCAGTGCGAGCACTGTGACCGCCGCTTCTACACGCGCAAGGACGTGCGCAGACACATGGTGGTGCACACGGGAAGGAAGGACTTCCTCTGCCAGTACTGCGCCCAGAGGTTCGGGCGCAAGGACCACCTGACGCGGCACATGAAGAAGAGTCACAACCAAGAACTCCTGAAGGTCAAGACGGAGCCCGTGGACTTCCTGGATCCCTTCACCTGCAATGTCTCCGTGCCTATCAAGGACGAGCTCCTCCCGGTGATGTCCTTACCTTCCAGCGAACTGCTGTCCAAGCCATTCACAAACACGCTGCAGCTAAACCTCTACAACACCCCGTTCCAGTCCATGCCCAGCTCGGGGTCCGCCCACCAGATGATCACAACTCTGCCCCTGGGGATGACGTGCCCCATCGACATGGACGCTGTGCACCCCTCCCACCACCTTTCTTTCAAGTACCCGTTCAGTTCTACCTCATACGCAATTTCTATTCCCGAGAAGGAGCAGCCGCTGAAGGGGGAGATTGAGAGTTACCTGATGGAGCTCCAGGCTGGGGCGCCCTCCTCTTCCCAGGACTCCCAGGCGTCGTCCTCCAAACTCGGGCTGGAGCCGCAGATCGGGTCCCTGGATGACGCCGCGGGGGACCTCTCCCTGTCAAAAAGCTCCATTTCCATCAGCGACCCCCTCAACACACCGGCATTGGATTTTTCTCAGTTGTTTAATTTCATACCATTAAACGGGCCTCCCTATAACCCTCTGTCGGTGGGGAGCCTCGGGATGAGCTATTCCCAGGAAGAAGCACATTCTTCTGTGTCTCAGCTCCCGCCCCAGACCCAGGACCCCCAGGATCCTGCAAACAGCATAGGTCTCGGCTCGCTGCACTCCCTGTCGGCAGCGTTCACCAGCAGTTTAAGCACGAGCACCACCCTGCCACGCTTCCATCAGGCTTTCCAGTAG